The following proteins are co-located in the Paludibaculum fermentans genome:
- a CDS encoding CotH kinase family protein, with protein MKINNLILIGLLASFCPGSLLAQVPDSVIDSSTKLYDSSVLHQFDLTMSPDDWALLKQNYTEDTNYKATMSWSGITVTDVAVRSRGSSSRSGVKPSLKISIDKYVDGARFLLQKSLVLINMIQDPPMLRDYLSMQMFRRAGVPAPRSAFARVNVNGEYQGLFLLVEDIDTPFLARNFYTNTGWLYEYNLVNIYHFEDLGDDPAAYSPDPFELKTNKKTPNTGELIAFIKAVNSTTPETFVDDIASHLDINRLLRHVAVETYLGEIDGLAGVVGSNNFYLYQAGAGTPFEFIPWDKSAALNYWDEPIFARLDENVILHTALQVPELKQRFLFHLNEVNRLAGGKDGWLDRLTAQAIALTKASAIEDKNKPYTQAEYDEALDWTIFSIRSRFTFIQEALASEGVQNQEPDSRVQ; from the coding sequence ATGAAAATAAACAATTTAATACTGATTGGATTGCTTGCCTCGTTCTGCCCGGGCAGCCTCCTGGCTCAAGTACCGGATTCCGTCATCGATAGCTCCACCAAACTCTATGACTCCAGCGTTCTCCATCAATTCGATCTCACGATGAGTCCGGACGACTGGGCGCTCCTGAAGCAGAACTACACCGAAGACACCAACTACAAAGCCACCATGAGCTGGAGCGGCATCACTGTCACTGATGTCGCCGTCCGCAGCCGCGGCAGCAGCAGCCGTTCCGGCGTGAAGCCGTCGCTGAAAATCTCAATCGATAAATACGTGGATGGCGCCAGGTTTCTTCTCCAGAAATCCCTGGTGCTGATCAACATGATCCAGGATCCGCCCATGCTGCGCGACTACCTCAGCATGCAGATGTTCCGCCGGGCCGGCGTGCCCGCCCCCCGCAGCGCCTTTGCCCGGGTGAATGTGAACGGCGAATACCAGGGGCTCTTCCTGCTGGTGGAGGACATCGACACCCCGTTTCTGGCTCGCAATTTCTACACCAATACAGGCTGGCTGTACGAGTACAACCTCGTCAACATCTATCACTTCGAGGACCTTGGCGACGACCCTGCCGCCTATTCTCCAGATCCCTTCGAATTGAAAACCAACAAGAAAACGCCCAATACCGGAGAGCTGATAGCCTTCATCAAGGCGGTCAACTCCACCACGCCCGAGACCTTTGTCGACGACATCGCCTCCCACCTGGATATCAACCGACTGCTGCGCCATGTGGCCGTCGAGACCTACCTGGGTGAGATCGACGGCCTCGCCGGGGTGGTCGGTTCGAACAACTTCTACCTCTACCAGGCCGGCGCCGGCACGCCCTTCGAGTTCATTCCCTGGGACAAGAGCGCCGCCCTGAACTACTGGGACGAACCCATCTTCGCCCGGCTGGATGAGAACGTCATCCTGCACACCGCCCTCCAGGTGCCTGAGCTGAAGCAGCGCTTCCTCTTCCATCTGAACGAGGTGAACCGCCTGGCGGGCGGCAAGGACGGCTGGCTCGACCGCTTGACCGCCCAGGCCATCGCCTTGACCAAAGCCTCCGCGATTGAAGATAAGAACAAACCCTACACGCAGGCGGAGTATGATGAGGCGTTGGATTGGACGATCTTCTCGATCCGCAGCCGCTTCACCTTCATTCAGGAGGCACTGGCCTCCGAGGGTGTCCAGAACCAGGAGCCGGATAGCCGGGTTCAGTAA
- a CDS encoding metallophosphoesterase: protein MTHHGRRLFLKALLAGMAGSRMLRAAPEASTARLQFLPGGGASLLWVLTEPGSGLLSWQAGDGEWSQLEIGVRPLPPQITGLDSELELLIARLPDLPPETDIQYKLEWNSAPAGSGTFRTPGPHGPTATFLALGDSGSRLPEQDAVAAAMQQETDADFVLHVGDMGYPAGSFTDLREAYLKPYAAQMARIPFYSAPGNHEYYTDSLRPYMKLRLGPDDQWSYYSVQHGPVHVISVDSNDPVLPDPDTNRMLPWLEQQLRDSTSFWRVILFHHPAYTAGLHRDDPFVALSRERLATLCERYSVPLVLNGHEHFYQRTCPVKDGQPAQGGAGTTYIITGGGGAKLYPFYVHPLTAYGASVFEYVKVHIDGLRMVVSALDANRLEFDRVEIAPPPAIRDLVNAADQRPALAPGSLAVLRGYHFSPDRPVRLRCDGQLQDVIDSNAVTAQFQVPYSASVVVRLQVETPNGLAETEVRIATLAPALFPLDPQLTVAPGAASDVFATGLGALAGDLPAAPLALAMASNYMPVTPIATALPGVYRLDYTVPLDAPEGNVELRLNAGDEWSGPLFVPVVFSPAQSA, encoded by the coding sequence ATGACACATCACGGGCGCCGGCTTTTCCTCAAGGCCCTGCTGGCCGGAATGGCCGGCTCCCGTATGCTGCGCGCCGCGCCTGAGGCCTCCACCGCGCGCCTCCAGTTTCTGCCCGGCGGCGGAGCCTCGCTGCTCTGGGTTCTCACCGAACCGGGCTCCGGACTGCTCTCGTGGCAGGCCGGCGATGGCGAATGGTCACAGCTCGAAATCGGGGTCCGGCCTCTCCCCCCCCAAATCACCGGACTCGACTCCGAGCTAGAACTGCTCATCGCCCGCCTGCCCGACCTTCCGCCTGAAACCGACATCCAGTACAAGCTGGAATGGAACAGCGCTCCGGCCGGTTCCGGCACGTTCCGCACACCCGGCCCGCATGGCCCCACCGCGACCTTTCTCGCTCTCGGCGATTCCGGCTCCAGGCTGCCCGAGCAGGATGCCGTCGCCGCCGCGATGCAGCAGGAGACCGATGCGGATTTTGTACTCCATGTCGGAGATATGGGGTATCCCGCGGGCAGCTTCACGGATCTCCGCGAGGCCTACCTGAAGCCCTATGCGGCCCAGATGGCCCGCATCCCCTTCTACTCCGCTCCGGGCAATCACGAGTACTACACCGACAGCCTGCGGCCCTACATGAAGCTGCGCCTCGGGCCCGACGACCAGTGGAGCTATTACTCCGTCCAGCACGGCCCCGTCCACGTCATCTCTGTGGATTCGAACGATCCCGTGCTGCCGGATCCCGATACCAACCGCATGCTGCCCTGGCTGGAGCAGCAACTGCGCGACAGCACCTCCTTCTGGCGGGTTATCCTCTTCCACCATCCGGCCTACACCGCGGGTCTCCACCGGGACGATCCCTTTGTCGCCCTCTCGCGCGAGCGCCTGGCCACCCTTTGCGAACGCTACTCCGTGCCGCTCGTGCTGAATGGCCACGAACACTTCTATCAGCGCACCTGCCCGGTAAAGGACGGCCAGCCGGCCCAGGGCGGCGCGGGCACCACCTACATCATCACCGGTGGCGGCGGAGCCAAACTCTACCCCTTCTACGTCCACCCGCTCACTGCCTACGGCGCCTCGGTCTTCGAATATGTGAAGGTGCACATCGACGGGCTGCGCATGGTGGTCAGCGCCCTCGATGCGAACCGGCTCGAATTCGACCGGGTGGAGATTGCGCCCCCACCCGCGATCCGCGATCTGGTGAACGCCGCTGACCAGCGGCCGGCTCTCGCTCCGGGTTCTCTTGCCGTCCTGCGCGGCTACCACTTTTCACCAGACCGGCCGGTCCGCCTGCGCTGCGACGGACAACTGCAGGACGTGATCGATTCCAACGCGGTCACCGCGCAGTTCCAGGTTCCCTATTCGGCCTCCGTGGTGGTGCGCCTCCAGGTGGAGACGCCGAATGGACTGGCGGAGACGGAGGTGCGCATCGCCACCCTGGCTCCGGCGCTGTTCCCGCTCGATCCGCAACTCACGGTGGCGCCTGGCGCCGCCTCGGACGTCTTTGCCACGGGCCTGGGCGCTCTTGCCGGAGACCTGCCGGCCGCACCGCTCGCCCTGGCCATGGCCTCGAATTACATGCCCGTGACCCCCATCGCCACCGCCCTGCCCGGCGTGTACCGCCTCGACTACACCGTGCCGCTGGATGCGCCGGAGGGCAATGTGGAACTCCGGCTCAACGCCGGAGATGAGTGGAGCGGGCCGCTGTTCGTGCCGGTCGTCTTCAGTCCCGCACAATCAGCTTGA
- a CDS encoding barstar family protein, whose product MSLSLGQILLRVEDPGTPVVWLDPSIPDSLWASLPAALHRAGYSVLNLDGTTPVTDAASLLERFASAAPAPALLSADLSALRQNLLRLPNDSHMGWVVLFRAPEQLRQNNEAIFEELLEILEFIHESRYEIHQRMFKLIVRD is encoded by the coding sequence ATGAGTTTATCCCTCGGTCAGATACTCTTGCGGGTGGAGGATCCAGGCACGCCAGTGGTGTGGCTGGACCCAAGTATCCCGGACAGTCTCTGGGCTAGCCTCCCCGCGGCTCTGCATCGCGCCGGTTATTCGGTGCTGAATCTCGATGGAACCACGCCGGTCACGGATGCGGCCTCGCTACTGGAACGATTCGCATCGGCCGCGCCGGCGCCTGCCTTGCTGAGCGCCGATCTGTCAGCGCTGCGACAGAATCTGCTGCGCCTGCCGAACGACTCGCACATGGGGTGGGTGGTGCTGTTCCGGGCTCCGGAACAGTTGCGCCAGAACAACGAAGCGATCTTCGAGGAGCTGCTGGAGATTCTGGAGTTCATCCACGAATCGCGCTATGAGATCCATCAGCGCATGTTCAAGCTGATTGTGCGGGACTGA
- a CDS encoding sugar phosphate isomerase/epimerase family protein has translation MTRREMLAATTALVPAAMASGRTRMTIHLDCGSIGVKASQPEALAYAARFGFESVTADSAWLAAQDESALKRFLDDMKAKKIVWANAGLPVEFRKTDEEFAKGLKDLPVRSAALRKAGVTRVSTWLSPNSDTLTYRENFDIHARRLKECARILKGDGLRLGLEYVGPKTLWTARRYAFVHTMKEMKELIAATGEPNIGFLMDSWHWYTAGDTVADIHSLANKDVISVDLNDAPAGVPVDQQVDSKREIPCATGVIAVADFLNALNKIGCDAPVRCEPFNAALRAMPPDEALQTTVNAMKKAFSLIT, from the coding sequence ATGACCCGGCGCGAAATGTTGGCGGCCACCACCGCCCTGGTGCCCGCGGCAATGGCATCCGGCCGCACCCGGATGACCATCCACCTGGACTGCGGCTCGATCGGCGTAAAGGCCTCACAGCCCGAGGCTTTGGCCTATGCCGCCCGCTTCGGTTTTGAATCCGTCACCGCCGATTCAGCCTGGCTCGCCGCCCAGGACGAGAGCGCCCTCAAGCGCTTCCTCGACGACATGAAGGCGAAGAAGATTGTGTGGGCCAACGCCGGCCTGCCCGTCGAATTTCGCAAAACGGACGAGGAGTTCGCCAAAGGGTTGAAGGACTTGCCCGTACGCAGCGCCGCCCTGCGCAAGGCAGGCGTCACGCGTGTCAGCACCTGGCTCTCCCCCAACAGCGACACCCTCACCTATCGCGAGAATTTCGACATCCACGCGCGCCGCCTGAAGGAGTGCGCCCGCATCCTCAAGGGGGACGGCCTGCGCCTGGGCCTCGAGTACGTCGGCCCGAAAACACTTTGGACCGCGCGCCGCTACGCCTTCGTTCACACCATGAAGGAGATGAAGGAACTCATCGCCGCCACCGGCGAACCTAACATCGGCTTCCTCATGGATAGCTGGCACTGGTACACCGCCGGAGACACAGTGGCCGATATCCACTCCCTGGCCAACAAGGACGTCATCTCCGTCGACCTCAACGACGCCCCGGCCGGAGTGCCCGTCGACCAGCAGGTGGACAGCAAGCGCGAAATCCCCTGCGCCACCGGTGTCATCGCCGTGGCCGACTTCCTCAACGCCCTGAACAAAATCGGCTGCGACGCGCCCGTGCGCTGCGAGCCCTTCAACGCCGCCCTGCGCGCCATGCCGCCGGATGAGGCCCTGCAGACCACCGTCAACGCCATGAAGAAGGCCTTCTCCCTGATTACGTAG
- a CDS encoding sodium:solute symporter family protein → MILGPLDWVIALASILICFVPALFFGKRSGKSTAEFFASGRSVPWWLAGLSMVATTFSSDTPNLVANFVRTQGVAGNWQWWAFTLTGVSTVFFYARLWRRSGVLTDLEFYEVRYSGKAASAVRGFRAVYLGLFFNCIIMASVNLAACKIASVLFGMSRWQTLLAVGLLNVVFAAHSGLWGVLVIDMIQFFIKMTAVIAAAYFALKLPQVGGMAGLVEKLSHKVGPGGLNYLNVLPDFTSSWDLALAVFIIPLTVQWWAVWYPGAEPGGGSYIAQRMLASKSEKDALGSSLFFNLAHYILRPWPWIIVGLASLIIYPELSDIQKAFPHVDPSLVGHDIAYPAMLKFLPTGFIGLMVGGLVAANSSTILTHLNWGASYLVHDFYRRFLKPGETEKHYVKAGRWATILLFVVSSAMVFVLQTAQDNFNIMLQVGAGTGLLYLLRWFWWRITAWCEIVAMISSFGASIAFLILHKNGIVLGTYKELLLTIGFTTLCWVITALFGPQTDHDKLISFYRLVHPIGPGWTTIRREAGVDPTEAAAYARQDNIPLAMVGWVTGVSVIWSGLFLVGNFLYGRMDYVMMLTATLAVSGTILILVIRRLWE, encoded by the coding sequence ATGATTCTAGGTCCTCTGGATTGGGTGATTGCCCTTGCGTCGATCCTGATTTGCTTCGTTCCGGCACTCTTTTTTGGCAAGCGATCGGGCAAGAGTACAGCGGAGTTCTTTGCCTCGGGCCGCTCCGTTCCCTGGTGGCTGGCCGGCCTTTCCATGGTCGCCACCACCTTCTCCTCCGACACCCCCAACCTGGTTGCTAACTTCGTTCGAACCCAGGGCGTGGCCGGAAACTGGCAATGGTGGGCGTTCACGCTCACCGGCGTCTCCACTGTTTTCTTCTACGCCCGCCTGTGGCGCCGCTCCGGCGTGTTGACGGATCTGGAATTCTACGAGGTCCGCTACTCCGGCAAGGCGGCTTCGGCCGTGCGCGGCTTCCGCGCCGTCTACCTCGGCCTGTTCTTCAACTGCATCATCATGGCTTCGGTGAACCTGGCGGCCTGTAAGATCGCCAGTGTCCTGTTCGGCATGAGCCGCTGGCAGACGCTGCTCGCCGTCGGCCTGCTGAATGTGGTCTTCGCCGCCCACTCCGGCCTGTGGGGCGTGCTGGTCATCGACATGATCCAGTTCTTCATCAAGATGACGGCCGTCATCGCCGCGGCGTACTTCGCCCTCAAGCTGCCGCAAGTCGGCGGCATGGCTGGCCTGGTGGAGAAGCTCTCCCACAAGGTCGGGCCCGGCGGCCTCAACTACCTGAACGTCCTGCCCGACTTCACCAGTAGTTGGGATCTGGCCCTGGCGGTGTTCATCATCCCCCTCACCGTGCAATGGTGGGCGGTCTGGTACCCTGGCGCCGAACCCGGCGGCGGCAGCTACATCGCCCAGCGCATGCTGGCCTCGAAGTCGGAGAAGGACGCGCTCGGCAGTTCACTCTTCTTCAACCTGGCCCACTACATCCTGCGCCCCTGGCCCTGGATCATCGTTGGCTTGGCCTCGCTGATCATCTACCCCGAACTCTCCGACATCCAGAAAGCCTTCCCGCACGTCGATCCATCGCTGGTCGGCCACGACATCGCCTATCCGGCCATGCTCAAGTTCCTGCCCACCGGCTTCATCGGCCTGATGGTGGGCGGCCTGGTGGCGGCCAACTCCTCGACGATCCTGACGCACCTCAACTGGGGCGCGTCTTACCTGGTCCACGACTTCTACCGCCGCTTCCTGAAGCCCGGCGAAACGGAAAAGCATTACGTGAAAGCCGGCCGCTGGGCGACAATCCTGCTCTTCGTCGTCTCCTCGGCCATGGTGTTCGTGCTGCAGACGGCGCAGGACAACTTCAACATCATGTTGCAGGTGGGCGCCGGTACGGGCCTGCTCTACCTGTTGCGCTGGTTCTGGTGGCGCATCACGGCATGGTGCGAAATCGTCGCCATGATCAGTTCCTTTGGAGCCTCCATCGCGTTCCTGATCCTGCACAAGAACGGCATCGTCCTGGGCACCTACAAGGAACTGCTGCTCACCATCGGCTTCACGACGCTCTGCTGGGTCATCACGGCCCTCTTCGGACCCCAGACCGACCACGACAAGCTGATCAGCTTCTACCGCCTGGTGCACCCCATCGGGCCCGGCTGGACCACCATCCGCCGGGAAGCCGGTGTGGACCCGACCGAAGCCGCCGCCTACGCTCGCCAGGACAACATCCCGTTGGCCATGGTGGGTTGGGTCACCGGCGTCTCCGTGATCTGGTCCGGCCTGTTCCTGGTCGGCAACTTCCTGTATGGCCGCATGGACTACGTCATGATGTTGACGGCGACCCTGGCGGTCAGCGGCACCATCCTGATCCTCGTGATCCGCCGGTTGTGGGAATAG
- a CDS encoding IPT/TIG domain-containing protein, translating to MSQRTILPLIISTAILLQLSASPPTETTCAGYTYNKTLTIERSSDKLKVIATSTIGGYNPCSFYTYVDLTRPSGGPPAREESPGDYIPGLAQATVQLPILDATGTYATSNFWKVQDDSVYPPYLYLPTTEQKDLAVAPIISTVTPSNASQRSGVQMVISGLAFGTSPTVNIDGASSINVASASSTSINVSFDSSNMSMGAHNVTVTNNLTSNSATFTASCIEPTGFHQTVGTPAPQGWLYFRYEWVSPTGNLADLNRCSIREVVRYPSGSVYYPPSPPWPTDAGFINPTIYPPNDGRPASYGFMEDQHKLSSTMQFAKPYSTNSFVASQDYEFRCTCGSNTDWTVIGGFRDIQIVRSITNESGRWQYKIEKSGVSNTYDLP from the coding sequence ATGTCGCAACGGACTATTCTCCCACTAATTATTTCCACAGCGATACTTCTGCAACTCTCAGCTTCTCCTCCAACTGAAACCACATGCGCCGGCTATACTTACAATAAGACGCTAACAATTGAGAGATCATCTGACAAACTGAAGGTTATCGCAACATCCACCATCGGCGGATATAATCCTTGCTCGTTCTACACATATGTTGATCTAACTAGGCCATCTGGCGGACCGCCGGCAAGAGAGGAAAGCCCAGGGGACTACATACCTGGACTCGCCCAAGCGACTGTCCAGCTACCAATTCTCGACGCTACCGGAACATATGCAACAAGCAATTTCTGGAAGGTACAGGATGACAGCGTCTACCCACCATATCTCTATCTGCCAACCACCGAGCAGAAAGACCTGGCGGTGGCTCCGATTATCTCTACAGTGACGCCAAGCAATGCATCGCAGCGATCTGGTGTTCAAATGGTGATATCAGGACTCGCCTTCGGCACCAGCCCCACGGTGAACATCGACGGGGCCTCAAGCATCAATGTCGCTAGCGCGTCGAGCACTTCAATCAACGTCAGCTTTGACAGTAGTAACATGTCAATGGGGGCACACAACGTGACCGTCACCAACAACCTAACCAGCAATTCAGCGACATTTACGGCAAGTTGCATCGAACCAACTGGTTTCCATCAGACAGTTGGAACGCCGGCACCTCAGGGATGGCTATACTTCAGGTATGAATGGGTCTCGCCAACAGGGAATCTCGCGGATCTGAACAGATGCTCAATCCGCGAAGTAGTGCGTTACCCAAGCGGATCAGTCTATTACCCTCCCAGCCCACCGTGGCCGACTGATGCTGGCTTCATAAACCCCACGATATACCCACCTAACGACGGGAGGCCTGCCTCATACGGTTTTATGGAGGACCAGCACAAGTTAAGTTCAACAATGCAGTTTGCTAAGCCATATAGTACGAATTCATTCGTGGCATCACAAGACTACGAGTTCAGGTGTACGTGTGGATCAAATACGGACTGGACCGTTATAGGTGGGTTCCGCGACATCCAGATCGTTCGCTCTATCACGAACGAAAGCGGTCGCTGGCAGTACAAAATTGAGAAAAGCGGAGTATCCAATACCTATGACCTTCCATAA
- a CDS encoding lactonase family protein, with protein sequence MPNPNLSPSRRSFLQLTATLASVSAQTPKSNLLYVGTYNQADGPEGSHGNGKGIHLFQMDPATGALTVRDVLTSVPNPSSLALHPDGKHLYSANEVATSKEEKGSGSVSAMSIDRATGHLTVLNTVSSRGAGPCHLSVHPSGKFVFVANYHGGTVAVLPVQANGSLGAATDVKEGQGQLGHLPAASAPPGSFAISGHDRTHGHMIQSDPSGKFIVSTDLGLDRICVWTLNGGKLVPAATPYFQAPSGDGPRHFAWHPKGKWFYSIQEEASTLIAFDYDPATGKLAAKQTLSSLPKGFAGTNYTSEVAVSADGRFLYAANRLHDSIAVFGIGANGTLSWVGEEWTRGDYPRSFTLDPSGRFLYVCNQRGDAVTCFKINAQTGLPAFTGQYTPVGTPSIITFL encoded by the coding sequence ATGCCCAATCCGAATCTCTCTCCCTCGCGGCGTAGCTTTCTCCAGCTCACGGCAACCCTGGCGAGCGTTTCCGCCCAGACGCCGAAATCGAATCTGCTCTATGTCGGGACTTACAACCAGGCCGACGGGCCGGAAGGAAGTCACGGCAACGGCAAGGGGATCCATCTCTTCCAGATGGATCCGGCCACCGGCGCCCTCACCGTGCGCGACGTCCTCACCAGCGTCCCCAACCCTTCCTCGCTGGCGCTGCACCCGGACGGCAAGCACCTCTACTCGGCCAACGAGGTCGCGACCTCGAAGGAAGAGAAGGGCTCCGGGTCGGTCAGCGCGATGTCCATCGATCGGGCCACCGGTCATCTCACCGTTCTCAATACAGTCAGCTCGCGCGGCGCCGGACCCTGCCACCTCAGCGTGCACCCTTCCGGCAAGTTTGTCTTCGTGGCGAACTACCATGGCGGCACCGTGGCCGTCCTTCCAGTTCAGGCCAATGGGTCACTCGGCGCAGCGACCGACGTCAAAGAAGGGCAGGGCCAGCTTGGGCATCTGCCGGCCGCCAGCGCGCCTCCTGGCAGCTTTGCCATCAGTGGGCACGATCGCACGCACGGCCACATGATCCAATCGGATCCGTCTGGCAAGTTCATTGTCTCGACCGATCTGGGCCTCGACCGGATCTGTGTCTGGACGCTCAATGGCGGGAAGCTCGTGCCCGCCGCGACACCCTACTTCCAGGCACCCTCCGGCGACGGGCCGCGCCACTTCGCCTGGCATCCCAAGGGCAAGTGGTTCTACAGCATCCAGGAAGAGGCCTCGACCCTGATCGCCTTCGACTACGATCCGGCGACGGGCAAGCTCGCGGCGAAACAGACCCTCAGCTCGCTGCCCAAGGGCTTTGCCGGGACCAACTACACGTCGGAGGTTGCGGTCTCAGCGGATGGCCGTTTCCTCTATGCCGCCAATCGTTTGCACGATTCCATCGCCGTGTTCGGCATCGGTGCGAACGGGACGCTCTCGTGGGTGGGCGAGGAGTGGACGCGCGGCGACTATCCGCGCAGCTTCACGCTCGATCCCAGCGGCCGGTTCCTGTATGTCTGCAACCAGCGCGGCGACGCAGTGACGTGCTTTAAGATCAACGCGCAGACCGGGTTGCCGGCGTTTACGGGACAGTACACACCCGTGGGGACGCCGTCGATCATTACGTTCCTATAG
- a CDS encoding nucleotidyltransferase family protein, whose translation MIRKAVILAAGRGTRMGEYTVDTPKAMLPVRGRPMLEHVLDGLASVGVERFLVVTGYRREMVEEYFGQWRLPIDFRVQESLDGTGSATRLARDFAAQDPFLLTFADILCPPPAYTLCANTLTDHPATLAVMGVKDVDDPWQGAAVYEEQGVVTRVVEKPPQGTSTTRWNSAGLYSMSPQVFPYLDRLEKSPRGEYELTSIFTMMLDEGREVRISAIEGAWRDVGRPEDLAAAETL comes from the coding sequence ATGATTCGAAAAGCGGTGATCCTCGCCGCGGGCCGCGGTACCCGGATGGGTGAATACACGGTCGACACGCCCAAGGCCATGCTGCCCGTGCGCGGGCGTCCCATGCTGGAACACGTCCTGGACGGACTCGCCTCCGTCGGCGTCGAGCGGTTCCTGGTCGTCACCGGCTACCGCCGCGAGATGGTCGAGGAGTACTTCGGGCAGTGGCGCCTGCCCATCGATTTCCGGGTGCAGGAGTCATTGGACGGCACCGGCTCGGCCACGCGCCTGGCCCGCGATTTTGCCGCGCAGGATCCGTTCCTGCTGACCTTCGCCGACATCCTCTGCCCGCCTCCGGCCTATACGCTGTGCGCGAATACGTTGACGGACCATCCGGCCACGTTGGCCGTGATGGGCGTGAAGGACGTCGACGACCCCTGGCAGGGGGCGGCAGTCTACGAAGAGCAGGGCGTGGTCACGCGGGTCGTGGAGAAGCCTCCCCAGGGCACGTCCACAACCAGGTGGAACAGCGCGGGCCTGTACTCCATGAGTCCTCAGGTCTTCCCCTACCTGGACCGTCTCGAGAAGTCCCCGCGCGGCGAGTATGAACTGACGTCCATCTTCACGATGATGCTCGACGAGGGCCGCGAAGTGCGGATCTCGGCGATCGAAGGCGCCTGGCGCGATGTTGGACGGCCGGAAGACCTGGCCGCTGCTGAAACTCTATAG
- a CDS encoding galactokinase → MPTPDSAALLAARFGPGSSACLSVPGRVNLIGEHIDYHLLPVLPIAIDRRIHLAFRRREDRHIRAASDVFGDREFEWTTRLQPSAAGDWENYIKAAAQAVQHKWELSYGIDVAVVSDLPPAAGLSSSSALLTGITLALLRANGLDANFEELMEILPEGEYFVGTRGGGMDHAAVLACREGAALLIHFAPLSATPVPIPADLSFLVAHSLTTAEKSGEVRAEYNARRTAGSSGLRQLGFDSFGEALAQHSVGNLKSMAASRLRDPEQRCFRHVITEASRVTRAVEALKEGDGQSLGCILNASHVSLRDDLRISNNDLDELVLAAGASGALGARLTGAGFGGCAVILCRTADLEKVRAGVIERYYSKRSGFVPEVHLLTATPCAGALYL, encoded by the coding sequence ATGCCCACTCCTGATTCCGCCGCGCTGCTCGCGGCACGCTTCGGCCCCGGTTCTTCGGCCTGCCTCTCTGTCCCCGGCCGCGTCAACCTGATCGGCGAACACATCGACTACCACTTGCTGCCGGTGCTGCCCATCGCCATCGACCGGCGCATCCATCTCGCCTTCCGCCGCCGCGAAGACCGCCACATCCGCGCCGCTTCCGACGTCTTCGGCGATCGCGAATTCGAGTGGACCACCCGCCTCCAGCCCTCCGCCGCCGGCGATTGGGAGAACTACATCAAGGCCGCCGCCCAGGCCGTGCAGCACAAGTGGGAACTGTCCTACGGCATCGACGTCGCCGTAGTCTCTGACCTGCCCCCAGCCGCGGGCTTGTCCTCGTCCTCAGCCTTGCTCACGGGTATCACCCTGGCCCTGCTCCGGGCCAATGGCCTGGACGCGAACTTCGAGGAGTTGATGGAGATCCTGCCCGAGGGCGAGTACTTCGTGGGCACGCGCGGCGGAGGCATGGACCACGCCGCCGTCCTGGCCTGCCGCGAGGGCGCCGCCCTGCTCATCCACTTCGCGCCGCTGTCCGCCACTCCGGTGCCCATCCCGGCGGATCTCTCGTTCCTCGTTGCACATAGCCTCACCACGGCCGAGAAATCCGGCGAGGTCCGCGCCGAGTACAACGCGCGCCGCACCGCCGGCTCCAGCGGCCTGCGCCAGCTTGGCTTCGATTCGTTCGGCGAGGCGCTCGCCCAGCACTCCGTGGGCAACCTCAAGTCCATGGCCGCCAGCCGGTTGCGCGATCCCGAGCAGCGCTGCTTCCGCCACGTCATCACCGAAGCCAGCCGCGTCACCCGCGCCGTCGAGGCCCTGAAAGAGGGCGATGGCCAGTCCCTGGGCTGCATCCTGAACGCCTCCCACGTCAGCCTGCGCGACGACCTGCGCATCAGCAACAACGATCTGGACGAACTTGTACTCGCGGCCGGCGCCTCAGGCGCCCTGGGCGCCCGCCTCACCGGAGCCGGCTTCGGCGGCTGCGCCGTCATCCTGTGCCGCACAGCCGACCTGGAGAAAGTGCGCGCCGGCGTCATCGAACGATACTACTCAAAGCGGTCTGGATTCGTGCCGGAAGTACACCTCCTGACCGCCACGCCCTGCGCTGGTGCATTGTATCTGTAG